A part of Sulfurifustis variabilis genomic DNA contains:
- a CDS encoding adenylate kinase — MRLILLGAPGAGKGTVAKMLTAMDGSVQISTGDILRGAVAAGTDLGKQAQDYMKRGDLVPDALILGIMEKRLQEPDCRKGFLLDGFPRTIPQAEALKQMLAKLGIKLDMAVNIDVPREVILDRLTTRRTCSNAKCQAIYNVKSNPPKQAGVCDKCGSPVVQREDETEAAISHRLDTYNEKTAPLVGFYEKEGMLLTVRATSSEAVIDAIKRKLAA, encoded by the coding sequence ATGCGGTTGATTCTGTTGGGCGCTCCGGGCGCGGGTAAAGGCACCGTCGCGAAGATGCTGACGGCGATGGACGGCTCGGTGCAGATCTCCACCGGCGACATTCTGCGCGGCGCGGTCGCGGCCGGGACCGATCTCGGCAAGCAGGCCCAGGACTACATGAAGCGCGGCGACCTCGTGCCGGACGCGCTCATCCTCGGGATCATGGAGAAGCGCCTGCAGGAGCCGGACTGCCGGAAAGGCTTCCTGCTCGACGGCTTCCCGCGCACCATCCCGCAGGCCGAGGCATTGAAGCAGATGCTCGCGAAGCTCGGCATCAAGCTCGACATGGCGGTGAACATCGACGTGCCGCGCGAGGTGATCCTCGACCGCCTGACGACGCGGCGGACCTGCTCGAACGCCAAGTGCCAGGCGATCTACAACGTGAAGAGCAACCCGCCGAAGCAGGCCGGCGTGTGCGACAAGTGCGGCAGCCCCGTCGTGCAGCGCGAGGACGAAACCGAGGCCGCGATCAGCCACCGGCTCGATACCTATAATGAGAAGACCGCGCCCCTCGTCGGCTTCTACGAAAAGGAAGGCATGCTGCTGACGGTGCGCGCGACCTCGAGCGAGGCCGTGATCGACGCGATCAAGCGCAAGCTCGCCGCCTAG
- a CDS encoding DUF481 domain-containing protein yields MRVLTVTVLLAAGPALAEEAAAPNGLGWKASAEFGLVDTSGNSQTTTINAKLNAVHESLEWRNRFTAEYLSASDDVGTVARRTVGQAATNYKLDERNYLFGNLRYENDEFAPYDYRYSETVGYGRRMRWKTQRLDLEIGAGGSHTRFADGNRDDDGIVRLAGNYAWQLTKTAEFSEVAFTEIGSDNTHSESETGLKLRINGNLAMKLSYKMLHNSEVPEGTEKLDSITSVTLVYDF; encoded by the coding sequence ATGCGTGTCCTCACCGTGACTGTCCTGCTGGCGGCCGGCCCGGCTCTGGCCGAGGAGGCGGCCGCGCCCAACGGCCTCGGCTGGAAGGCTTCGGCCGAGTTCGGGCTGGTCGACACCAGCGGCAATTCGCAGACGACGACGATCAACGCCAAGCTCAACGCCGTGCACGAGTCGCTCGAGTGGCGCAACCGATTCACGGCCGAGTACCTCAGCGCGTCCGACGACGTCGGCACGGTCGCCAGGCGCACGGTCGGCCAGGCCGCGACGAACTACAAGCTCGACGAGCGCAATTACCTCTTCGGAAACCTGCGCTACGAGAACGACGAGTTCGCGCCGTACGACTATCGCTACTCGGAGACGGTCGGTTACGGTCGGCGGATGCGATGGAAGACGCAGCGCCTCGATCTCGAGATCGGCGCGGGCGGAAGCCACACGCGCTTCGCCGACGGGAACCGGGACGACGACGGCATCGTGCGCCTGGCGGGCAATTATGCCTGGCAGCTCACGAAGACCGCCGAGTTCAGCGAGGTCGCGTTCACGGAGATCGGGTCGGACAACACGCACAGCGAGTCCGAGACCGGGCTGAAGCTGCGCATCAACGGCAACCTCGCGATGAAGCTCTCCTACAAGATGCTGCACAACAGCGAGGTGCCCGAGGGAACCGAGAAGCTCGACAGCATCACTTCGGTCACGCTGGTCTACGATTTCTGA
- a CDS encoding phosphatase PAP2 family protein — translation MHGHPKENEPATRRWAIADPGNRREVLLLALALVVVLLTWSFAELADEVAEGDAHRTDEALLLALRSAADLADPIGPKWLEELARDFTALGGVGVLTAMTLAVAGFLALQGKRHAAVYVLLAVGTGLLAAMLLKGGYSRPRPALVPHASYTYTSSFPSGHAMMSAVVYLTLGALLARFQPSLRLRLYLLGVAVVLSLLVGVTRVYLGVHWPTDVLAGWLAGAAWASLCWLTALLLQRQGRVESEPEDGLAPP, via the coding sequence ATGCACGGGCATCCGAAGGAGAACGAGCCGGCCACCCGCCGCTGGGCGATCGCCGATCCGGGCAACCGGCGCGAGGTCCTGCTGCTCGCCCTCGCTCTCGTGGTCGTGCTGCTCACGTGGTCGTTCGCCGAGCTCGCCGACGAGGTCGCCGAGGGCGACGCCCACCGGACCGACGAGGCGCTGCTCCTCGCGCTGCGGTCGGCGGCCGACCTCGCCGACCCGATCGGGCCGAAGTGGCTCGAGGAGCTTGCGCGGGACTTCACCGCGCTGGGCGGCGTCGGGGTGCTCACCGCCATGACGCTGGCCGTCGCCGGCTTCCTCGCGCTGCAGGGCAAGCGCCACGCCGCCGTGTACGTGCTGCTCGCGGTCGGTACGGGTCTCCTCGCCGCCATGCTCCTCAAGGGCGGCTACAGTCGGCCGCGACCCGCGCTCGTGCCGCACGCCTCGTACACGTACACGTCGAGCTTCCCGAGCGGCCACGCGATGATGTCGGCCGTCGTCTATCTCACGCTGGGCGCGCTGCTCGCGCGCTTTCAGCCGTCGCTCCGGCTGCGGCTGTACCTGCTGGGCGTCGCGGTCGTGCTGTCGCTGCTGGTCGGCGTGACGCGCGTGTACCTCGGCGTCCACTGGCCCACGGACGTCCTCGCCGGCTGGCTCGCCGGAGCGGCCTGGGCGTCGCTCTGCTGGCTGACCGCGTTGCTGCTGCAACGCCAGGGGCGGGTGGAGTCGGAGCCGGAGGACGGGTTGGCGCCCCCCTGA